In candidate division WOR-3 bacterium, a single genomic region encodes these proteins:
- a CDS encoding B12-binding domain-containing radical SAM protein, giving the protein MLEDKLKRILPLVTKPIRYLGNEYNVYHKEPQNNSLYFCLIMPEIYEIGMSNYGLKILYSVLNRQKDIIAERAYAPWLDFGEKLKADDLPLYSLESKRPLHKFNILGFSLQSELSYTNVLY; this is encoded by the coding sequence ATGCTCGAAGACAAATTGAAAAGAATTTTACCATTGGTTACAAAACCAATCCGATATCTCGGTAATGAATATAATGTCTACCATAAAGAACCACAAAATAATTCGCTTTATTTTTGTTTAATAATGCCGGAAATTTATGAAATCGGTATGTCAAATTACGGCTTAAAGATTCTTTATTCAGTTTTAAACCGACAGAAAGATATTATTGCCGAGAGGGCATACGCACCTTGGCTTGATTTTGGTGAAAAACTAAAAGCCGATGACCTTCCTTTATATTCCTTGGAATCCAAACGCCCGTTGCATAAGTTTAACATCTTAGGCTTTTCATTACAGAGTGAATTGTCTTATACCAATGTCTTATAT